In Malaclemys terrapin pileata isolate rMalTer1 chromosome 10, rMalTer1.hap1, whole genome shotgun sequence, the following are encoded in one genomic region:
- the GRIFIN gene encoding grifin, translating to MALRFEASYPEGLCPGWSVIVKGEASSNANMFEINFLCNAGDQIAFHFNPRFSDSKIVCNSFLSNRWGPEEVTDTFPLKAKEPFQIEIYSDSDYFHVSIDENKILQYKHRQKQLSAITKLQVVNDVRISSMEITKRGLY from the exons ATGGCACTGCGG TTCGAGGCATCATACCCAGAGGGACTGTGTCCTGGTTGGAGCGTGATAGTTAAAGGCGAAGCGAGCTCCAATGCAAATAT GTTTGAAATTAATTTCCTCTGCAATGCAGGAGACCAAATCGCTTTCCACTTTAACCCTCGCTTCTCTGACTCCAAAATCGTCTGCAACTCCTTCCTATCCAACCGCTGGGGGCCGGAAGAAGTAACTGACACCTTCCCCCTTAAAGCCAAGGAACCTTTCCAG attGAAATCTACTCTGACTCAGACTATTTCCATGTTTCCATTGATGAAAACAAAATCCTCCAGTACAAGCATCGGCAGAAACAGCTCTCGGCTATCACCAAACTGCAGGTCGTGAATGATGTCAGAATTTCTTCAATGGAAATCACCAAACGTGGTCTTTATTAG